In one Lolium rigidum isolate FL_2022 chromosome 3, APGP_CSIRO_Lrig_0.1, whole genome shotgun sequence genomic region, the following are encoded:
- the LOC124699639 gene encoding uncharacterized protein LOC124699639: MLLFCIFRNFRAERKELYSLIAFKRKAERNSQKTNCDGTDGTQLGVILKREYLGLVEAKGNTDSSHDSLEDATMDDLVGHGNNGGRNCKNIGGAERNNFCYNRDGDNNCASRGVSQKCICTSNN, translated from the exons ATG CTGCTATTTTGCATCTTCAGAAATTTTCGTGCAGAAAGGAAGGAATTATACTCCTTGATTGCATTCAAGCGCAAGGCAGAACG CAACTCCCAAAAGACCAACTGTGATGGCACTGATGGTACACAGTTGGGAGTCATTCTCAAGCGAGAATACCTGGGTCTGGTTGAGGCCA AGGGGAACACAGATTCATCACATGATAGCTTGGAGGATGCTACTATGGATGACCTTGTTGGCCATGGCAACAATGGAGGTAGAAATTGCAAGAACATTGGTGGTGCTGAAAGGAACAACTTTTGCTACAATCGTGATGGTGATAATAACTGTGCTTCTAGAGGAGTATCTCAGAAGTGTATTTGCACTTCAAACAATTAA